Below is a window of Nocardia asteroides DNA.
CGAAATCGGCGACGCCGCGCTTCCAGTAGCCGGCGATGAGCGAGTCCTTGGGCCCGATGCCCAGGTCGTTGCGGATGATCTTGCGGACCCCGCGCAGGCAGCCCGCCTCACCCGCCACCCACGCGTAAACGCGGTGTCCGGCAGGCACTTCCACCTCGCGCACGGCCTGCTCGAGCACGTCGCTGGTGCCCGGTTCCAGCTCGCCGCGGTGCAGCCAGCGCACCCGCATCCCGGCGGGCTGATCGAGCGGGATCTCCTCGGCGGGCCCGGCCACCTCGATGAACACCCAGCCGGTGGTGGTGCGCGGCATGCGCTCGAGCCAGCGGGCGATGGCGGGTACGGCGGTGATGTCACCGGCGAGCAGGTAGTCGTCGTAGGTCTCCGGGATGGCGACGCCGCCGGGGGGACCGGCGATGTGCACCTTGGTGCCCGGGGTGACCGAGGCGGCCCAATCCGAGGCCAGTCCACCAGGGTGGATGACGAAATCGATGTCGAGTTCGCCGTCCTCGACGCTGTGGCGGCGCACGGTGTACTCGCGCGAGACCGGTCGCGGGTTGCCCCAATCCAGCATCGTGCCCTCGAGCTTGGGCAGCCGCAGCACGCCGTCCTCGCCCGGAAAGATCAGGCGCACATGCTCGTCCGGCACATAGCTGTGGAACTTCGCGATGTCCGGGCCGCCGAAGGTGATCCGCAGCAGCGCCGCGCCGACGGGCGCGACCCGCAACACCTCCACCTCCTGCAAGCCGATCGGGTACGGCACCTTGGCGTAGTGGTCGCCGGCGAGCACCTCGGCGATGTTCTCGCGATAGGCGGTGCGATCCTTCATCGTTGTTCCTTTCTGTGCAGCGGCCCGGCGCCCAGCGCCATCAGGCCGGTGAGAATCAGGACGGCGACGCCGTAGAGCACCAGCGCGCGTCCGGGATCGAACAGCTGGCCGACCACACCGGCCACCATGGAGCCGACCGCGGTACCGGCGACCGACTGCACCATCAGCAGGCCCGACATGCGCCCGCGCATGTGATCGGGCGTGGCCTGCTGGAGCATCGCGTAGCGCAGCACCATGTTCACCGCTCTGGCCAGGCCGAACCCGGCCAGCCCGAGGAACACCAGCGCCGCGTGCGACCACAGCCCGGCCGCGATCACGCCGATCGGCATCAAGGCCAGCGTGAGCAGCAGCGCCCGGCCGGTGTGCACGCGGCTCATCCAGCCGCTGGTGAGCGTGCCGAGCACGGCACCGGCGCCGGGCGCCGCGTAGAGCAGCCCGAGCGTGCCCGCGCCCGCGCCGAGTTCGACATCCGCGAAGGCGGGCAGCAGCACCAGCGGGCCGCTGACGAGCATCCCGATCAGGCCGGTCAGCAGGATGAGCCGGATGGATTCGTGGCGCACCGCGAAACCGATGCCCGCCGCCAGCTCGCGAATCGGGTTCTCCAGATCGCGTTGCGGCGGCGGCGACGGCCCGATCGCGGTGATCAGCCCGACGGTGGCGGTGGTCGCCAGGGCACAGAGGAAATAGGCCGTGGCCACTCCGGTCTTCGCGACCAGCAGACCGGCGACGGCGGGGGTGAGCATCGTGCCGAGGTCGGTGGTCAGCGAGACCAGCGCGCCCGCGGCCGCGACCTTCTCCCGCCCGACCAGTACCGGGACCATGGCCATCAGCGCCGAACCGCTGACCCCGCCCGCGAGGCCGTCGATGACGGCGGCGAGGTAGATCGCGGGCAGCATCGGGTCCGGCAGCACGGCGTTCACGCCGAGCACCAGGAACCCGAGACCCGCCGCGCTGCGCGACCATTGGATCACCGTGCGGCGGTCGTAGCGGTCGGCGACGACACCGCCGGCCAGGCTGCCGAAGAACAGGGCCGCCGCGGTGGTGGTGGCGACTCCGGCGACCTGCACGCTCGAACCGGTCAGCTCGTAGACCTGTAGCGGCAACGCCACCATGAGCAGGCCGATGCCGAGCACCGACACCAGCCGCGCCGCGAACGCGCACCGGAACGGGCGCGAGGCCCGCAGTGGGCTGAGGTCGAGCAGCAGTCCCCCTGGGGCGGTCACTTGAAGCGTTCCACGAGCAGATCGAGGGTGGCCATGACGGTGCGGTAGTCGGGCCGCGAGCTGGTGGCGGGCAGTTCGAAGACCTTGTTCCCGGCGAACGCGGGCAGCGCCGCGTACATCGGGTCGGCGCGCAGCTCGTCGAGCGAGCGGCCGCCGCTGAGCGGAATGGTGAACAGCACGGGCGCGTCGATCACGGTGGCGAGCAGTTCGGGGCTGAAGCTGATGAAGTCGGCGCTCTGCTCCTTGGCGGGGTTGCCCGCCTTGGCCTCCACCGCGGTGTCGAGGGTGAATCCGACCTCGGAGAGCAGGGTGGGCAGCGCGGCGCTCGGCA
It encodes the following:
- a CDS encoding siderophore-interacting protein produces the protein MKDRTAYRENIAEVLAGDHYAKVPYPIGLQEVEVLRVAPVGAALLRITFGGPDIAKFHSYVPDEHVRLIFPGEDGVLRLPKLEGTMLDWGNPRPVSREYTVRRHSVEDGELDIDFVIHPGGLASDWAASVTPGTKVHIAGPPGGVAIPETYDDYLLAGDITAVPAIARWLERMPRTTTGWVFIEVAGPAEEIPLDQPAGMRVRWLHRGELEPGTSDVLEQAVREVEVPAGHRVYAWVAGEAGCLRGVRKIIRNDLGIGPKDSLIAGYWKRGVADFDREE
- the entS gene encoding enterobactin transporter EntS, whose amino-acid sequence is MTAPGGLLLDLSPLRASRPFRCAFAARLVSVLGIGLLMVALPLQVYELTGSSVQVAGVATTTAAALFFGSLAGGVVADRYDRRTVIQWSRSAAGLGFLVLGVNAVLPDPMLPAIYLAAVIDGLAGGVSGSALMAMVPVLVGREKVAAAGALVSLTTDLGTMLTPAVAGLLVAKTGVATAYFLCALATTATVGLITAIGPSPPPQRDLENPIRELAAGIGFAVRHESIRLILLTGLIGMLVSGPLVLLPAFADVELGAGAGTLGLLYAAPGAGAVLGTLTSGWMSRVHTGRALLLTLALMPIGVIAAGLWSHAALVFLGLAGFGLARAVNMVLRYAMLQQATPDHMRGRMSGLLMVQSVAGTAVGSMVAGVVGQLFDPGRALVLYGVAVLILTGLMALGAGPLHRKEQR